In Triticum aestivum cultivar Chinese Spring chromosome 5B, IWGSC CS RefSeq v2.1, whole genome shotgun sequence, the following proteins share a genomic window:
- the LOC123113262 gene encoding PRA1 family protein E, whose amino-acid sequence MRNSGATAASAPPAASMHGSYAAPPAYSAGYAKIPTYPPPPSSSSYPNPSPVPPAAPSASAPAPIQDPTAPPSSLAKAAELVTRFREQGQALIAARRPWGEVFRSPAFSKPPNVGEAASRMRRNTAYFRANYALAVLAVVAASLLWHPGTLFALLALCAAWFFLYFARPAEGAQPLRIFGTEFDDGTVLALLSGVTVIAMLFTDVGWNVVGSVMIGLALVGAHAALRSTDDLFLTEQEAAGNGLVAAGFSAAGPILPTYVRIG is encoded by the coding sequence ATGCGCAACTccggcgccaccgccgcctcggcccCTCCGGCCGCCTCCATGCACGGCTCctacgccgcgccgcccgcctacTCCGCCGGCTACGCCAAGATCCCCACctacccgccgccgccctcctcctcctcctaccccAACCCCAGCCCCGTCCCGCCCGCTGCGCcctccgcctccgccccggccCCGATCCAGGACCCCACGGCGCCGCCCTCCTCGCTCGCCAAGGCGGCCGAGCTCGTCACCCGGTTCCGGGAGCAGGGCCAGGCGCTcatcgccgcgcgccgcccctggggcGAGGTCTTCCGCTCGCCGGCCTTCTCCAAGCCGCCCAACGTCGGCGAGGCCGCCTCCCGGATGCGCCGCAACACGGCCTACTTCCGCGCCAACTACGCGCTCGCcgtcctcgccgtcgtcgccgcctcgCTCCTCTGGCACCCGGGCACCCTCTTCGCGCTCCTCGCGCTCTGCGCCGCCTGGTTCTTCCTCTACTTCGCGCGCCCCGCCGAGGGCGCCCAGCCGCTCCGGATCTTCGGCACCGAGTTCGACGACGGCACCGTCCTCGCCCTGCTCTCCGGGGTCACCGTCATCGCCATGCTCTTCACCGACGTCGGCTGGAACGTCGTCGGCTCGGTCATGATCGGGCTCGCCCTCGTGGGCGCGCACGCCGCGCTCAGGTCCACCGACGACCTGTTCCTCACCGAGCAGGAGGCGGCCGGCAACGGGCTCGTGGCCGCAGGCTTCAGCGCTGCTGGACCCATCTTGCCCACCTATGTCCGCATTGGTTGA